GTGGATTTATAAACAAGTCCTGAGGTGAATTATCCCTCACATATACCTGTATGAGAAGATCAGTGCAATCTGAAGTTCCATAAAATTCAATGCAAATTGCTTCCTCTAAAAATCAGCTGCTTGGTGCAGCCTCAATAACTAACTAGATCCCCCAAATTATTTACTCCTCCTTTAGAACTTACAGACACTTAGGTGATTATCGTGAGCCACAGATTTCTGCCTCATAGCTAAAACACCCAAActaacacagaggaaaaaaatctctcaatTCTGACTCTCTTGGTCTTGAAATAATGTATAAAACTTTTCACTCAGCATCTTCATGAACCTTAAACCTACCGAAGTCCTAATTCCCTAAGCAGGGTCCCTAGGTTTTCATACATGATCTCAGGAATTACCATGCTTTACCTGCTAGTGGGCCCTACATACTTGCCACCCACACCCCACATTCTCAACACGCCTCTCTTCTGGTTGAGCAAAGACcaaattaagtaaatttttcacttctatcactcaaaaaaatgaaacgttcaaaaattattaatatagaAGTTACATTAAATTTTTACGAATAAAATGAGGTTTTAAATGATAAGGtatcatatttttaaactgaaaacagCAAGGGCAGCAGTGaagaatgaaaatatgacattAGAAAAAAGTAGATTGGAACTCAAGGGCCTGGATTCCAGTCAATTTCAGTACCAGGGAGTTGTGTGGCCTTggccaaaataaatatttctaagtgTCAAAGCCATTAACTAAGGAAGTTGGACTAAATGATTTTTGAGGCACATTCAAGCTTAAATGATCTATGATTGTAGACAtactttgaataaaataaagaaattttgaaatagtAGAGATGGGTCTagggacaaggagaacagatctGCACTAAAGACCAATCCAAACATAAAGACTTAAACTTCTCTTTCTGTACAGGAGACTAAAAAAACCTAGAACTTGGATCTCTCATTGAAAACACACACAAGAGTAAACAAAGCATTATATCTCCTTCCTCAAATACTACActttctcaagaaaatatttctcttcccAAGGTTTTCTTCAGTGCAACTTTGACATCCTTGTTCCTCAAACTATAGATCAATGGGTTTAACATGGGAACCACAATGGTATAGAATAGGGAGGACACTTTTCCTTTCTCAAGGGGCAAAATAGAAGGTGGCTTGAGATACATGAAAGCTGAAGAACCATAGAAAAGAGAGACCACCATTATGTGGGAGCCACATGTACTGAAGGCTTTGGATTTGCCCTCAGTGGAGTGAATGTGGAGAATGCTGGAGAAGATTAGAGCATAAGAGATGAAGATGGTGACAATGGGCATTCCAATGCCAATGGAAACAACTACAAAAACCACCAGCTCATTGACATAGGTGCTGTTGCAGGAGAGCTCAAGGAGAGGAAGGATGTCACACATGAAATGATTGATAAGGTTCTTGGCACAGAAGGTCAGACCTGCTATGTTTCCTGTATGGGCCAAGGCCCCTGAAAATCCCATCACATACACACCCAACAAGAGGAGTAAACAGACCTGAAGAGACATGGTGACAGTGTACACCAGTGGTTTACAGATGGCAACATAGCGGTCATATGCCATTGCTGACAGGAGGAAGGATTCAGAGATGACAAAGAAGCATAAAAAAAAGAGTTGAGTCATGCACCCTGCATGCATGATTATGTTCTGCTTTGAGACAAAACTCTTCAGCATTTTGGGGATGATGGTGGTAGAGTAACAGAAATCTATTAAGGAGAggttgaaaaggaaaaagtacatgggaaTGTGTAGGTTAGAGTTCAACCCAATCAGAGTTACCAAGCCCAGGTTCCCCACCACAGTGACCATGTAGAAACTtgaaaacaggaagaagagaggtaTCTGGAGTCCTGGTTGGTCTGTTAAGCCTAGTAGGATAAACTCTGTCACAGAAGAATTTGGGGCTGCCATTATTCTCTAGAGACAAGCAGAAATAGGGTATTCTGTGGggacaagaaaagagaaaatgttagagagaaagaaacaccaCGAACACACTCCCAGTATTTACCCCCCATTCTTGAGATTAGAATCCACACAGAGAGATTTGAACTTCAGTATGGTAGGAAGGTTGTCAACTGTCTGCTATGGATTTATCTTCACATCCCAAGTGACCTTCACTTCCGGAGAACATTATGAGGCTGAACTTTGCCTCCAGAGAGAGAACTGGTGCTACCAGAGAAAAGGATAGGAAAAATAAGATAGATGTCATTAGATTTTTAAGTCAGTCCATTTTCTATGtccttctctcttctgcctctgctTCATTTGCTGAAACTTGGGCCTCTTCCATGGTGGGAGTCCTGACAGGCAGAAACCACTGTGACTCTGCTCAAAGCTCCTGCATTTGGCTCACTGCTGTTGGATAAAGAAAGTGAGGTTACATTTTCCAAGATTTCTTAGCTCAAGTGGCTATGGGGTTAATGATAGTTTTTTAAGCTAACACTTATTTAAGTGGTGCTACAAGGGGCTGTGTACTAAGAGCTATGTTAtaatattattatcccatttgcaGATCAGACAACTGAGTTAAGAAGCTATCCGAAAGTCCCAAAACTACTGAGTGGCTGCCAGAAGGTGAACTTAGGCAGCCCGAGTCTCATAGTTTGCACTTGTAGCAATGATGTTACACGACTCACCAGGGTCCGGCGGGGACTGACTCATCTTCCTTTTTTCAGAGCCATAATACTGTCTCTTGTGCACAACTTTTCTGGGAAGGAAAGTGACCATAGTGAATAGAAGACACAGCTTAGAGCTCAGAACTCTCCTCTCCCAGTCCAGTCCAAAGGATCAGAACATCTATTTTATCTTATAACCTCTTCTGCACAGAAGAACATGATTTCCAATTGTTGATTTGTCATCCAGCTTCAAGGAAGAAGACAGTTCCTTTTCCTGACCAATGGATACAGGGGATTAAagtgttttattccattttacagatctcAGTGGCCTAATTGTTAACACAAAGACTCCCTCAAGACCATTTCCTCAGAGATTATTTTACCAAAGGAAGAACAGATGTTTATTTATACTCTTGATATTACTTTTTAGGCTTTTAAAGATGACTCTTTCTTCCAGGTAACATTTAACCAGCACTACAGGGGAAAAATCattgtgaaaaaaattattatcatttccatttcttgCATACCCAGTAATGTACCTGACACAGCACACTTATACTGACTTCTGGCCGCCAAGATCCAAAGCACTACACAAACATATCCTCATTTATTCCTTGCAGTAATGATATCCATTTAAAGGTAAGTTGCTCACACAGACAATATGTTTCAGAGCCCACATGCCTATGTCTCTCTAACTCCAAGGTCCTGAATCATATTCACTAGACTAAATTTCCTCCTGAGTAGAGCTACTGAAATCCATAAAGAGTGGTCATTGCCTATTGGATATGACAATCTCTTGAAaagtaacaaataaataaacaatgactataataaaaagaaGTTATTATATCAAAGAAAGATTGACAGAAGGGGACATCTATTGTAATTTAAGACAGGACATTCAGTAAATTATTCATCTTCCAGCTCATTCTAGGAATAATTGCTCTACTTCCAGCATAGACAATAAAAGAGACTTCTCTGTTCCCCTGCCCTCTCATGGAGTCTAAGTTTTATGATAACAAGATATCAGAGTAAGGGATATCAGGAAATTGCTCTCAACCTCTTTCTAAAACAACCTTTCTCTTATTACCAGCTAGTCAAAGTCCCTTTACTGTCTCTGCCTTCCACCCACTTTTCTTCAAGCACTTCTCTCCAGTGACTTTCTAGCTTCTCTGTTTTCTCAAATTGAATCCTATCAGATCAGATGCCCAGTGCAGAGACACATCCAAAGTTGTTCTTCCTCTTTgatttgcttttgtctttttctgacttctATTCCCTACCACCAACCTCTCCTTGAGAAAAATTATCTACCTTATGTCTCAGTCTCTCAGATCTTTACTTACTTCATTTAACATCAAGACCACAAACTCATAGAGTTTTAGACCTGAGAAGACAGCAAATTATCAAAtccagtatatccaaaatatggCTGAGAACCACAACTACATGCGGAATTtactaaaaagaaattctgtgcCTCACTCAGACCTTCTGAATTAGAATCTCTATGAGAATGAATATGGtagctgtattttttttaaatcttcccacATGATCCCAATGCCATCACCTTATAGCTCCATAGAATTCATATTCTCTCTTGTCTTACAGACAAAATAAGGAGATCCAAAGAAGTAAAGCCactggtccaaggtcacagatAGATCTAGTTTAACTCTCCAggtttccattctctcctagtgcATGAGCCTATATGGTCTTAGTTTGGCAGGAATGCAAAGAAcaagtaattaaaaattaaggaatgagatttctgatttcaggtgtAATAGAGTAGCTGGTTTCACACTTACCTTCTGACCATAGACAACTATAAGACtgggaaatatatataaaacaactattttcaAGCTTTGGGAAGCTGACAGCACAGAGATGAAGTACTTAAGAGAAGgtaagaaaattaaatgactaCCACATTTCATCCTAACTTGCTCCCTATGGGCAATTTCTAAACCAAGCATAGTGAGGTGGAGCCCAAGCAAATGGCAGCAGTCGCTACCAGTGGAATAAAGAAAGATCAGTGTTCAGGGACACTAAGACAGCTGGAATTTTAAGGGCCAggtgtggagaagaagaagacataGACAAGGACCCTCAGCCATCTGGATAAAGGGCTCACTTGGGTTCTTAGCTGAATCCTAAATTTTGTGTATGCATGGCAAGACTCTAGAGGTCTAGGAGACAACAGCTGTAGTACGACTAAGGCATGAACATAGATCACATAGTACTGGGGAGATGTTAGATTTCTGACCTAGTGAGAGTAGAGAGGCTTTGGAGAAGAAACAAGGCATCAATCTGGGACCCCTGAAACCCAAACCCTAAGAGTAAGGACTAAGCACTCAGAATAAGGGCAAACTGAAACGGATACATGGTAGCAAAAGGTAAATCCAGTTCTGAACAGGATCAATGTGATCTGCTAGTAAATTAAAATCATCCCAATACAAAATTCATACTCTGTAGGAAAGAATAACATAACCACTGTCTCTACAATATATTTACATGCCCAGCATCATAAAATTAATGttgctagaaatgcaaagaacatgaaaataggACCCAGAATCacgaagaaaaaaataatatgctaaataaaagaagatccACATGGGACCTAAGAGTTGTAATTAGCAgacataaaatttgaaattattggTCTAATTGTGTATTTAAATttagataaaagagagaaaatttaataaCAGATAGCAAATTCCAACAGAGAGTTAGAaacaagaattaaatgaatttttttctgctaaggaagattcaccctgagttaacatccatcccagtctccctctcttttgtatgtgtgtcaccaccacagcatggcccctgatGAGAGGTGTAGGAcggcacccgggaactgaacccaggctgccaaagcagagctccaAAAATTTAGCCAACAAATATTAGTTGAGAAATTATGTGTCCTGTACTGTTCTTGGGGCTGCAGATAAAGTTCTACACAAATCAAAGTCACTCCCCTCATTGAGCGGTTACCCCAGTAGGGGaaagatagacaataaataaaagaaataagtacCTTAGGTAAGATTTATAAGATAGCAATAGCtgtaaaaaaacaaaccaaagggTGTGTTTAAATAGGATGGTCGATAAGATCTCTCTGTGAAGTAACACttgaacaaagacttgaaagaCTATAGTCACAGCTGTACTGTTAATATCAGCTGCTCTAATGGACTTAATGTATCACTTCTCCCAGGCAATGCATTATTGTCCTATGCTTCAGACAATAGCTTCAGCATAAGCACTGGCTCTCATGGAGGGAATTTTGTGCTTAGTGACAAGACAGAGAGACCAAAAGACCTTTCTGAGCTTTTTATAAAATCGTAAAGTCACACAATGAAGGTCACTGTCCACACACATTTCTGGTCTTTAAATAGGCAGCACCAGCTGCTCTAAATTCACTTAATTTTTGAGTCAGCTCACAGGAAGGGATCCGATAACCCCTTTGTACAGACACTAGTTGAGCTGATGTGTGGTCACCTATACTGCAAATCTTTTCAGAGGGTGTTTATGCTACTTTTAGCAAAAGGGGACAAAAATTCTGTATTCAGAGAAAATCAAGCCTCAGTGAACAAGTGGGTAAGCTATGTTTTTGCTGAGAGCTTCTCATGTGGAGTTTATGAAATTGTACCACAAAGGCAGAAACCCAGCTCCCTATCAAATCTAACTGCAATTACTGCACCTATcactgtgtttgtgtgtttgcatACATCACTGTATGCTTGTTTATCCATCTCTATGAGACATTTTCAGCCAATATTCCACAATAATGGTGCTTCATTTTTAGATTTACACTTGGAATTTTGCTGTTTCCTAGTGTTTCTAATGCATCCCAAACCCTGATCTTAATTGCACTACACATAAGTTACAAGTGGAGAGAAATAATTAACTGTCATAAACTCCCACAGGGAACTAAAGGTAAAGAAGACTTCAGGGATTCATTAAAAGTTGGCTTCCCTCTAGGAGCCTCAGAGGTTGCTTGTCTGTATGATGCAACACCAGGAATATTCCCTCTGAGTTGATGTCACTTCAGAGGCTATTGTCatgaaaactttatttcaaataCATTTCACCCATGGCTTCTCCAAAGTCAAGTTCACTGATGACTTGCTCCAGCACAAGCTGGCACAGTatacagagaaatatttttgaCCATGTTCATTTTGGTACagaattttctcctttctaaaaCCTGAATATCTGCTTAATGATTTCTTTGTTTCAGTTACTTCTAGCACGTATCTAAcatatgtgtatctatatacattatatatatgtgatGTAAATGTATATTTGATATGTAAACATGTATACAATGTGTTTACATACACGTCTCAGAGTCACTGTAGACCATCAAAGGGCACTAGTATGGTACTGAGTGAGTTGTTCATTCTACACACCAGAGAAACACCAGAACTCACATTAATTCTACAAGAAGAGGCATAGAGCctagctggaaaaaaaaagatggcaccTGATTACTCTTCGTTTGAAATAGCCTGAACTTCcaagcaaatgaataaaattaaggTGATTACTCAAGAGGCAGAAaggatataattatttttaatgttcaaTTAATCTTTAATTTGTACTTCATTTAGcactttaaaattctagatttaGCAACAAAAAGACATTGTTCCTGCATTGGAGGAACTTATAGTCTAAAAGAAATAACTTTCATATTGTCTcttgttccttttcctctcccctcataTTTTACTTCCCCAGTGTCCTatgtactttttcttcttcctggtgagCTCCTCTGTTCAACAACTTCCTCTATAAGAATGGCCTTCAAATTCGTTACTTTAGTTCTCATCTCTCTACTAAGCAGCTAAAATATTATCCAACaactttactgtatatttacaATAGGCTGTCCTGTGATGAATCAAACACCAACATAAAAACAGAGTTCCTCTTCTGAAAAAGCAAATACATCCTCAACCTGCCCCATTAACTGGGTACAGTATTGGAAAGGAATAACAATATGACAATAGAGTATCAATAAGCTGACTCCCCGTCAATTTGTCGAAAACAGTCCTAGTTATGCCTGTTGTTTCAGCAGAACCATTAGTAGCACCACCTTTCTGTCTCAGATATATATTAGTGAATGGTCTCCCTAAATCTTCAGAGCAGGAACTTTGGAATCAGACTAACTTCAGTATGTGACTTGCCTCTTCCTCTAACTAGATGTGTGAACTTAGGAAGTGTTTAACTTGTCTCTGACCTTCCAGTCCCCTACTTTAAAATCAAGATGATAACCACACCTCAAAGGATTATTGTGATGAAAAAATGGTGCTGATTACAGCACTTAAAAGGTATAAAATGAAGTAGTTTAAATAATGTTAGTATTGAAACATCTCTATTAATAGTAGTGGTGTTTAATATAGCCAGTGGTGTCAGAATAGGCTgaaacagagagaacagcaagcaAGGAGATCAGTTAGAAACTTTTCACAGTgagtaaatacagaaaaaaacaagcaGTGTAGGACAGGTAGTGATGGAATTATTAACACGATTTAGTGTTTCAGTGGTACAGGAGAGAATGATGGAAAGAGACACAAATCAAATTTGACTAAAATTTCAAGCCCTGGGAGTCAGGAGTAGaatgacagaaatgaagaattaaagAGTGAAGAGGGTAATATTCTGAATTATAGACAAGAATAAAAAGTCCTAGCAGAATTATCAAAAGGCAAAGATCAGAAAGAAGTTGACAATGGAAGATCAGAGCTTGGGAGAGAAGAGATATAGATGCAAATTGGAGAATTATAGGGCCAGAGTTGTtcacaaaaaaaaagggaatggtGAATTTCTCCAAGCAAGTGtgtttaaaaagagaatgattgGTAAGAGCTAAAAGTCTCCCCTAAAGCTGCCCTTACATGAGAAAAAGAAGTGGATCAACAGAAGTGTTTAAAAAAACATGTGTAGCATCTAAGAGCAGGTTTTGAAGTCAACCAGACCTTGAATTAAATCCTAACTCTATTACTCAATAGTTGCATGAaattgggcaagttgcttaacattGTCTACACTCAGTGTCCCGATAAAAATCAGAGATAATAATTCTAAATTTGCAGGTGTTTCTGAGGATTTGATGTAGCATTAGCAAAGATTCAAGTTAGCAAATAATTGTGTAATAAATGAAGTGTCACACATGTCGAGGGAGCAGAAGAGTTGAAGGGTGAGGGATGGCTATATTCTTGAGAAGTCAACAGATAGACTGAACATAACAATTAGATCATTCTCTTGTTGTCCTGTTCACTCATTCTTacataattctttatatatacttGGTCTAAAAGAGCCTTCTgctatttgttgattatttcaaGAATATATTCTATAAGCCACAACTAATAAAAGGTCCTTCCAAGAAAAATCTATCTCATAACTTTTGCATATACTAACACACCCAGTATCTAAAACAGTGATGAATATATAATAGATGCACTATAAAATCTTATTTAATAGAATAGACTTCCATACAAATATACTTCTATAAAAATTCATATCACAAACATAAATTCAATGCtgggttttttaaattgaggCATAATTAACATATGACATTATCTTAGTTTCAGTTGTTCAGCaatataattcaatatttgtatttattgcaaaatgatgacAAAAAGTCTAATTAACACCCATCAACATAtaaagttacaaatttttttcttgtgatgagaacttttaagatgtgTTTTTTTAGCAAgtttcaagtataaaatacagtattattaactaagGTCACCATAAAGTGCATGATATCCCCATgacatatttatttcataattcaAAGTTTGTAGCTTTTGTCTCCTTTAACCAATTCTCCTTCCCCCTCCACATCTGGCAACCACCCATCTCATCTCTGTATTTattagttcctttctttttttctttttagattccacatattagtgatatcatacagtatttgtctttctgtgtctgacttatttcacgtagcataatgccctcaatgtccatctaggttgttgcaaatggcaggattggCTTCTTTTTcaggactgaataatattctattgtgtgtaaaTATAATATTATACACATAATCTtgactattgttaataatgctgaaatgaacatggcAGTGCATATATATGTTCaagttattgttttcatttctttggataaatacccagaagtaatGTTTATGGATTAtcggtacttctatttttaattttttgaggaagtccatactgttttccatagtggcagcaccatttttcattcccaccaacagtgcacaagggttctcttttctccacagccttacCACACTtgtaatttcttgtctttttgataataatcaTTCTAACTAGTGTGAGATgttatctcattttggttttgagttgcatttccctgatatttagtgatgttgagcactttctGATGTACATGTTGGCCATCTTTATGTCTCCTTtggatcctctgctcattttttgattggattgtctCTTTTTTGCTATTTGTAGTATGagatctttacatattttaaatattaacccttatcagatatttaatttgcaaatattttcttccattcactaggttgccttctcattttgatgatgggttcctttgctgtgcagaagttttgtttctgtttttcttttgcagaagatttttactttgatgtagtcacatttttttatttttgcttttaaaatcaaattcaaaAAATATCATCAAAACTGATGCATAAGAGAATAGCTtgccacattttttttctgtgagttttatggtttcagatcttacattcaagtttttaatacattttgagttgatttctgtcTACGGTGTAAGAGAGTTGtatagtttcattcttttgcatgtggctgtccagttttccctgtactttttattgaagagactgtcctttccaaATTGTATATTCCTGGCTCCATTGTCACAACTTAACTAAccatatatttgtgggtttatttctggactctctattgtgttccattgatctatgtgtctgtttttatgctagtaccatactgttttgattactataactttgtaatatagtttgaaatcagggaactTGATTTCTctagctttgctcttctttctctagattgctttggatatatAGGGTTTTTTGTGTTTCCATACACgctttaggattgtttgttctattgcTGTGAAGAATGCCCTTTGAATTTTGGGGGgtattgcatttaatctgtagactgctttgggtactatggacttttaaaaatgttaattcttaGTGAGATAAACattatggcagagtgagctctccccttgAACACTCCGAtctaaaatacaaccaaaaggGAATTCAAACACCAACAGAGAATATTtacacaacacaacagacatctgagagacccacacagccatacatctgaaggtgatggggctggatcctccagaggaagtggaagctgatGGGTGGGAGCTCTACAAACAGAGAGAGGTGGTGGTTGGGGGAGCATGCAGGTGAGGGAAAGTGGCCCTTCCCTTGTCCAGCACTCCATCCCTGTGATCACCCAGAGtgctgtgcagagagagagatggaggccaGGGGAGGTGTGCTGTAAGAATAtgccccttctccttcccagcaCTCCAGCCTGGCTATTGCCCAGAACACTGTGAAGAGAGAGCAtcagaggctgggaaatgtgctCAGGTGTAAGAAGGTACCCATCTCCTGTCCAGCACTCCAGCCCTGTGATTGCCCAGAGCACCatgtggagagagaagcagcagctgggAGGGGTATGCAGGTGTAAGAAGACACCCCTTCCCCCTTAGCACTCCAGCCATGTGATTGCCCAGAGCAACTCATggagagaaaagcagcagctggtggaaatgcaggagaacgaaagtgccccttcctccacccaGCACTCCAGGTCTGTGATCACCTAGAGTACCACACAGAGAGAAACGCAGCCACTGGATGAGGCATGCAGGTGAAAGAAGGCACCCCTTCCCCCGTCTGGCACTCCAGTTCAGTGATCACCCAGGGtaacaggcagagagaaaagcagtggCTGGGGAAGTGCAGGTGAAAGAAGGtgccccttcccctgcctggtgctccagatctgccatcagTCAGAGCTTcatacagagagaaaaggagtcaGCAGCTGGAGCTGAGAAGCCATGGATTATGCTGTGCCCAGAATACACAGCACCtgatccccacccagtggcagcaggtggaagctgtgaccagaTAATAACACTATACAGAGACAAACCTCCACACTGTCAAGCAGTATGAAgaagtatattaaatctccagccCAGAAGGTAAGTGACAAGTACCAGAAatgaaccctgaagacacagaattTTGTAACTTaagtgacaaagaattcaaaatagctgtcataaaaaaactcaaagagtcacaagaaaacacagaaagacaaatcaatgaattcaggatcttcttcacaaaagagattgaaactataaagaagaaccaatcagaattgtaggagatgaaaaacacaatggttgatataaagaaaaatctgaattcCCTAAATagcagagctgacattatggagtaCTGAATTAGCAACATAGAGGACagtaatatagaaatgcttcaggtagagaagagagaacta
The Equus caballus isolate H_3958 breed thoroughbred chromosome 7, TB-T2T, whole genome shotgun sequence genome window above contains:
- the OR8B12I gene encoding olfactory receptor family 8 subfamily B member 12I, which translates into the protein MAAPNSSVTEFILLGLTDQPGLQIPLFFLFSSFYMVTVVGNLGLVTLIGLNSNLHIPMYFFLFNLSLIDFCYSTTIIPKMLKSFVSKQNIIMHAGCMTQLFFLCFFVISESFLLSAMAYDRYVAICKPLVYTVTMSLQVCLLLLLGVYVMGFSGALAHTGNIAGLTFCAKNLINHFMCDILPLLELSCNSTYVNELVVFVVVSIGIGMPIVTIFISYALIFSSILHIHSTEGKSKAFSTCGSHIMVVSLFYGSSAFMYLKPPSILPLEKGKVSSLFYTIVVPMLNPLIYSLRNKDVKVALKKTLGREIFS